The window GCACGGCGAGCGTCATGCGGTCACCTCGTCGCGCGCGGACTTGAGCGCGGCGACCGTCGTCGCACCTGCGTGAAGCGCGCGACCGAAGATCGCGCCGCGGAGGCCGCCCGAAATAGCCGCGTCGACGGGCCCGAGATCCTCCGGGCCGCGCATTCCGCCCGAGGCGAGGATCTCGCCGGGGAACACGGCGCGCACGGCGGCCAGCAGCGAGAGATTCGGCCCCAGCATCGCGCCGTCGCGGGCAACGTCCGTCACGAGCAGCGCGGCGACGCCGAGGCCGGCAAGCTCCCGCGCGACCGAAACGGCGTCGCCCGCCCCGGCGTCCTCCGTCCATCCACGCACCGTGGGTCGCCCGTCCTTGCAGTCGAGGGCGACGACGATCCGGGACACAAGAGGGAAAGGAGAGGAAGAGGAAGATTTTCTTAGAAGGTGAATGAACGCGGGGCGGTCGAGGAACGGCAGTGACCCCACGACCGCCCGGGCCCCACTCACCCTTTCCAAGAAATCTTCAACGGCCTGTCCGCTGCGCATCCCCCCACCGACCTGGACGGGAATCCGAATTACTCGAAGAATCTTCTGAATCTCTTCCGAATTCGTCCCTTTGCCGAACGCCGCATCAAGGTCGACGACGTGAAGGCCGTCGGCCCCCTCGCGCTCGAACGTCTTGGCGACTTCCAGGGGGTCGGTGTCGAATGTCGTCGCCGTGTCCCATTCGCCGCGCAGCAGGCGCACGACGCGGCCGCCCCTGAGGTCGATCGAGGGCCAGAGGGCGAGGCGGCCCGCGCTCGCGCCGCTCACGCCGCGTCCTCCTCGAGGAAGTTGGAGAGGAGGAGCCGGCCCGTCTCCGAGGATTTCTCGGGGTGGAACTGGCAGCCCCACACGTTCGCCTTCTGGACGATCGCCGGGAAGCCGCCGCCGTAGTCGCAGGTCGCCCCGACGTCCGCGGGTGCGACTCCCTCGGGCCGGAAGGAATGGACGAAGTACACGTAGCTGCCGTCCTCGAGCCGTTTCACGAGGCCGTCGTCGCGCGTCGGACGCAGCTGGTTCCAGCCGACGTGCGGACTGCGCGTCCCGCCCGGAAACGGCGCGACGCGGCCGCCCACCAGGCCAAGGCCCTTGTTGCGGCCGTGCTCGAGGCTCTCCTCGAACAGGAGCTGGAACCCGAGGCAGAGGCCGAGCAGGCGTCCGCCGCGGTTCACGGCGGCGTGCACGGCGGCCTCGAGGCCCGTCTCCAGAAGGCGCTGCATCGCGGGCGCAAACGCGGCGACGCCCGGCAGGACGAGGCGCGACGCCGCGGCGACGCGGTCGAGGTCCGACGTGAAGTCCACATCCGCGCCGAGGCGCAGGAACGCGCGCGTCACGGACGCGACGTTTCCGACCCCATAGTCGACGAGAGTGACGCGCGGGACGTTCATGCGGTCAGCGTTCCCTTCGTCGAGAGGACCTCGGTCCCGGTCACGGCGCAAGCCTGCCGCAGCGCGCGCGCGGCGGACTTGAAGACGGCCTCGGCGGCGTGGTGCCCGTTCCTCGCCCGGATCACGTCCACGTGGAGGTTGAACTTGCCCCGGAACGCGGCGGATTTCCAGAACTCCTCGACGAGCGCGAACGGGAAGTCCTTCGTGACGAGGAGGAGCTCCTTGTCGACGGGCGAGTCGAAGACGATGTACGGGCGCCCCGAGAGGTCCACGACGGAGCGCGCGAGCGCCTCGTCGAGCGGGACGTACGAGGCCCCGAAGCGCTCGAGGCCCGCGCGCGTCCCGAGGGCCTGGTCGAGCGCCTCCCCGAACGCGAGGCCGACGTCCTCGACCGTGTGATGCGCGTCGATGTGCACGTCTCCGTCCGCCTTGACCGCGAGGTCGACGCGGGCGTGCTTCGCGATCGTCTCGAGCATGTGCGACAGAAACCCGACGGGCGTCGCGATTTCGGCGCGGCCCGTCCCGTCGAGGTCGAGAGAGAGAGACACGGACGTCTCCTTCGTCTTGCGGTCCACGCGTCCCGTCCGTCTCATGAGACCTCCTGAAGAGCGCCGAGAAAGAGATCGTTCTCCGCGGGTGAACCGATCGTGACACGCAGGCGCCCCTCGGCCGCGGCCGTCATGTCGCGGACGAGCACGCCCCTTTCCAGAAGCGCCCGGCGCACGCGGGCGGCGTCGCCCCCGCACGGCTTCACGAACAGGAAGTTCGCGGACGAGGAGGCGACGGCGTGTCCGGCCCGCCGCAGGGCCCCCGCCACCCGCTCCCTCTCCGCGACGACGCTCGTGACACGAGCCCTCGCGCCTTCGGGCCGCGCGAGGAGCGCGAGCGCGAGCTCCTCCGCCGCGAGGTCGACGTTGAACGGCAGCACGGCCTTGTCGATCTCCCGGGCGAGGTCGCGCGGCGCCACGGCGTAGCCGATGCGGAAGCCCGCGGCCGCGTACGCCTTCGAGAGCGTGCGGAAGACGACCAGGTTCGGGCGCACGCCGACGAGGCCCATGAGGTCGTCCTCGGGCCCGGCGAACTCCACGTAGGCCTGGTCGAGCAGGACGACGGGCGCCACGTCGAGGAGCCTCTCGACGAACGCCCGGCTCGAAACGCCGCCCGTGGGGTTGTTCGGCGAGCAGAGGAGCGGCACGCCCTTTTCCGCAGCCGCCAGATAGCCCGCCTCGTCGACGAGAAAGTCGGGGCCCTCGCGGGGCACCGCGACGACCCTTGCAGAGCCGATCGCCGCGATCTGCCCGTAAAGCGAGAACGTGGGAGTCGCGAGGACGAGCGAGCCCCCGCCGGCGAAGACGGAAACGGCCGCGAGGATCGTCTCGCCCGACCCGTTCCCGACCACGATCTCGTCCGGGCTCCGGCCGATCGACGCCGCGATCGCCTTCTTCAGGCGCGGCGCGCCGAACTCCGGGTAGTGGCCCCAGCGGCGCGCCCTCAGCCGGTCGAGCACCTCGGCGCGGATCTCCTCGGGAACGTCGTCGGGCGACTCGTTGAAGTCCAGCTTGGCGCGGATCTCGAACGGCTCCTCGACGCCCGGCGTGTAGGCCTGCAGCGCGCGGATCTCGGGACGGATCGGGATCGCCTTTGTCATCGCACCCTCCGACCCAGCGCGGCCGAGTGGGCGACGAGGCCCTCGAAGCGCGCGAGGACGGCGGCGGGTCGCGAGAGAGAGCGCGCCGCCACGGCAGGCGCCGAGACGGACCGGCCCCAGCGGAAGAAGTCGCGCGTCGACAGCCCCGAGTATCCGCGCGCGGCGCCGCCCGTCGGAAGGACGTGGTTCGGCCCGGCGACGTAGTCGCCGAGCGCGGTCGGCGTCGCGGAGCCGATGAAGAGCGCGCCCGCCGTGGGAAGAAGAGAAGAGGCGAACCGTTCTGCTCCCCTGCCCATGACCTGCACGTGCTCGGCGGCCACGGCGGCGCAGGCCGAGGCGGCGCGGGAGATTTCCTTGAAAATGAAGATCCGCCCGCCGCGGCGGAGGGCCGCTCTCATCACCTTCGAAGAAATCTTCTCATCGAATGCCTTCAGCTGCGCGGCGACCTCTCCCGAAACGGCGGCGGCGAGACGGCTCGAGTTCGTGAAGAGAAGGCACTTCGCGTCCGGGTCGTGCTCGGCCTGAGCAAGGAGGTCCGCCGCGACGAGCACGGGGTCCGCGTCGGCCGACGCGAGGATCGCGACCTCGGAAGGCCCGGCCGGGAGGTCCACCGCGACGAGGCCCGAGACGAGGTGCTTGGCGGCCGCGACCCAGCGATTGCCGGGGCCGACGATCTTCGCGACCTTCGCGACGGAGACGAGCCCGGCGACGCCGTGCGCCCCTCCCGCAAGGAGAACGGAGTCGACGCCGAGTTCGCGCACCGCCCAGCGCAGCTCCAGGCTGAGGGCCCACGCGCGCGGAGGCGTCGCGACCACGATGCGCGGGACCCCCGCGACCTGCGCGGGCACGACGCCCATCAGGAGCGACGAGGGGTAAAACGCGCGGCCGCCCGGGACGTAGACCCCGACGGAGTCGAGCGGCACGGGCCGCTCGACGAAGGAGACGCCGAGTCGGTCCGTGAACGCGAAGCCCGAGGGCACCTGTTTGCGGTGGTACGCCTCGATGCGCCGCCGCGCCGCGCGGAACGCGCGGCGGAATTCGGAAGACACTTCTGCTTCGGACCCTCTCCTGCGAGCGGACTTCGCCTCTGAGTCGAGCGAGAAGAAGATTTTCTTAGAAGGTGAAGAGGGCACGCCGGCCTGGTCGAAGCGTTTCACGTACTCCCGGAGCGCCGGCTCCCCCTTTCCAAGAACTCTTTCGACGATGGGCAGGACCTGCTTCAGCGTGGCGAAGTCGGGCACGGCGCGGCGCGAGGCGAGGAGGGCACCCAGCTCTCTTTTTCCGCCCGTCGTGTTCGTGTCCACGATCTTCATCACGGCGCGCCCGCCTTCTCGCGCAGCCGGCCGAGGAATGCCGCGATCTCGCCTCGGCGCGAGACGAGCGCGGCGCGGCCGAGGATGACCGTCGCACGGCTCGTCTCGATCGTCTCGATCTCGGCGAGGCCGTTGGCCGCGATCGTCGAGCCCGTCTCGATCAGGTCCACGACGACGTCCGTCAGGCGCAGGGCCGCCGCGAGCTCGACCGAGCCCGCGAGCGGGACGATCTCGTGCGCGATCTTTCGCGCGTCG is drawn from Acidobacteriota bacterium and contains these coding sequences:
- a CDS encoding 1-(5-phosphoribosyl)-5-[(5-phosphoribosylamino)methylideneamino] imidazole-4-carboxamide isomerase, translated to MSGASAGRLALWPSIDLRGGRVVRLLRGEWDTATTFDTDPLEVAKTFEREGADGLHVVDLDAAFGKGTNSEEIQKILRVIRIPVQVGGGMRSGQAVEDFLERVSGARAVVGSLPFLDRPAFIHLLRKSSSSSPFPLVSRIVVALDCKDGRPTVRGWTEDAGAGDAVSVARELAGLGVAALLVTDVARDGAMLGPNLSLLAAVRAVFPGEILASGGMRGPEDLGPVDAAISGGLRGAIFGRALHAGATTVAALKSARDEVTA
- the hisH gene encoding imidazole glycerol phosphate synthase subunit HisH yields the protein MNVPRVTLVDYGVGNVASVTRAFLRLGADVDFTSDLDRVAAASRLVLPGVAAFAPAMQRLLETGLEAAVHAAVNRGGRLLGLCLGFQLLFEESLEHGRNKGLGLVGGRVAPFPGGTRSPHVGWNQLRPTRDDGLVKRLEDGSYVYFVHSFRPEGVAPADVGATCDYGGGFPAIVQKANVWGCQFHPEKSSETGRLLLSNFLEEDAA
- the hisB gene encoding imidazoleglycerol-phosphate dehydratase HisB, which encodes MRRTGRVDRKTKETSVSLSLDLDGTGRAEIATPVGFLSHMLETIAKHARVDLAVKADGDVHIDAHHTVEDVGLAFGEALDQALGTRAGLERFGASYVPLDEALARSVVDLSGRPYIVFDSPVDKELLLVTKDFPFALVEEFWKSAAFRGKFNLHVDVIRARNGHHAAEAVFKSAARALRQACAVTGTEVLSTKGTLTA
- a CDS encoding aminotransferase class I/II-fold pyridoxal phosphate-dependent enzyme; translation: MTKAIPIRPEIRALQAYTPGVEEPFEIRAKLDFNESPDDVPEEIRAEVLDRLRARRWGHYPEFGAPRLKKAIAASIGRSPDEIVVGNGSGETILAAVSVFAGGGSLVLATPTFSLYGQIAAIGSARVVAVPREGPDFLVDEAGYLAAAEKGVPLLCSPNNPTGGVSSRAFVERLLDVAPVVLLDQAYVEFAGPEDDLMGLVGVRPNLVVFRTLSKAYAAAGFRIGYAVAPRDLAREIDKAVLPFNVDLAAEELALALLARPEGARARVTSVVAERERVAGALRRAGHAVASSSANFLFVKPCGGDAARVRRALLERGVLVRDMTAAAEGRLRVTIGSPAENDLFLGALQEVS
- the hisD gene encoding histidinol dehydrogenase, encoding MMKIVDTNTTGGKRELGALLASRRAVPDFATLKQVLPIVERVLGKGEPALREYVKRFDQAGVPSSPSKKIFFSLDSEAKSARRRGSEAEVSSEFRRAFRAARRRIEAYHRKQVPSGFAFTDRLGVSFVERPVPLDSVGVYVPGGRAFYPSSLLMGVVPAQVAGVPRIVVATPPRAWALSLELRWAVRELGVDSVLLAGGAHGVAGLVSVAKVAKIVGPGNRWVAAAKHLVSGLVAVDLPAGPSEVAILASADADPVLVAADLLAQAEHDPDAKCLLFTNSSRLAAAVSGEVAAQLKAFDEKISSKVMRAALRRGGRIFIFKEISRAASACAAVAAEHVQVMGRGAERFASSLLPTAGALFIGSATPTALGDYVAGPNHVLPTGGAARGYSGLSTRDFFRWGRSVSAPAVAARSLSRPAAVLARFEGLVAHSAALGRRVR